In Glycine max cultivar Williams 82 chromosome 10, Glycine_max_v4.0, whole genome shotgun sequence, the DNA window CATATTAGCACCATTGCTAATCCGCTCCATCACTCCAAGGTCAAAGTCCATGTAATTAACATACGCAGCCCTTGGACCCCATGAGACAAAGGGAGTCATAGCAGCATAGAACCCTCTTATCCAATCAACATAATCACtgtttttgtcattgtcagctTCTTTCCAATATATCAGATACTGAATTGTAAACAAGTTTCCTCTTCTGTGGGGAAAAGCAATAGATTCACTGCTTATATTATGCATCTTTCCACCATAAGGGTCCAAAATAACATATCCCTTAGGCTCCTTTTCTAGGATGTCTAGTGCAGTTTCTATGCCCACAAGAGGAACATGTTTCTTTACATAATCTGATTTAGCCTTGAAATATTGTTTTTCTTGCAGATACCTGTTGTTCAAGTCAGAGACCGAGGCTCCATCACTTAGGCCAGAGAAGAAAACAGTTGACTGAATCCAACTCATTTCTATGCATTCTTCTTCTACAATACCCAACTCAGGAAAGGCATGGTCTAGGATGGATATGGCACCGGCCCTAGGACCGAGATAGAAGCCGTTAAATGTTGTTGATAACCCTTTGGTTTTAGCTTGAGGCAAGCCAgcaccaacaaagcatgacaagTAGAAGTCATCTTCCAAGTTTGGTGCTACATTTTGCCATTTGTGCACTAGATTGGCAACATGCCTTTTTGTGCCAGTTCTTGATACAGTGAAACTAGTTACAACTTGAGGCAATTTCAACACCTTGATTTTCCAGGCATAAATGATCCCCCAAAGaccacctcctcctcctctaATGGCCCAAAACACATCTTCTCCCATGGTTTCGCGGTCGAACAATTTTCCGTCAGCATTGACTAGAAGGGCATCCACCACGTTATCTGCCGCGAGACCATACTTTCTAGACAAAATTCCAAATCCACCACCACCAATGTGTCCTCCAACTCCAACAGTTGGACATGACCCACCTGAGAATCCATGTTCATTGCTTGCCTGAGAGATTGCATAGTAAGTCTCTCCCAATGTTGCACCACCTTCAACCCATGCTGTTTCTGTCTCCATGTCCACCCAAACATGGTTCAAATTCATCATGTCAATGATGACAAAAGGAGTGCCATCATCAGCAACATATGAAGTCCCTTCATAGCTGTGTCCACCACATCTTACTCTTATTTCCATGAAGCCTTCTCTACAGCATGCTACACTTTTCTGCAGCTGCTCCAAACTCTCTGGCAGTACAATGGCTATCGGCTTAGGAATCACGGGTTCTGCGAACCGAAGGTTTTGGATGGAAAAATTGAGAATTTTGTAGTAATTATAGGCA includes these proteins:
- the LOC100776134 gene encoding reticuline oxidase, whose product is MFYFLKRLCLLCFLLLSFDVSLCSCASLRDLASCLDNHDIKNFTTLPYKEHDHSSAYNYYKILNFSIQNLRFAEPVIPKPIAIVLPESLEQLQKSVACCREGFMEIRVRCGGHSYEGTSYVADDGTPFVIIDMMNLNHVWVDMETETAWVEGGATLGETYYAISQASNEHGFSGGSCPTVGVGGHIGGGGFGILSRKYGLAADNVVDALLVNADGKLFDRETMGEDVFWAIRGGGGGLWGIIYAWKIKVLKLPQVVTSFTVSRTGTKRHVANLVHKWQNVAPNLEDDFYLSCFVGAGLPQAKTKGLSTTFNGFYLGPRAGAISILDHAFPELGIVEEECIEMSWIQSTVFFSGLSDGASVSDLNNRYLQEKQYFKAKSDYVKKHVPLVGIETALDILEKEPKGYVILDPYGGKMHNISSESIAFPHRRGNLFTIQYLIYWKEADNDKNSDYVDWIRGFYAAMTPFVSWGPRAAYVNYMDFDLGVMERISNGANMKDVVEHARVWGEKYFLSNYDRLVRAKTLIDPNNVFTNDQGIPPISLTISDVKPQSK